CTCGCGCGGGCCCTCGGGGCCTGAGGCCCGGCGGGGGTGTACCTGGATACACCCCCGCCGGGCAGCCGGCCCCAGGGACCGGGACCGCGCCGGACGGCAGAGTCGACGGCGACGGAAACGGAACCGAGCGACGGGGAGGCCGCGGTATGCGGGTGCGGGGTTGGAAGGCGGAGACGGGGGTGTTCCTCGGCGTCGCGTTCGTGGCGGCGGGGATCCTCGGGGCGGTGCAGCCGGCGACGGGGGTACCGCCCGTGGTGGTCCAGTTGACCCAGTTCGGTCCGGCGGCGGGGGTCCTCGTAGTGGCGCTCCTCTGGCCGTCGCGGATCCGGGCGCGGCTTGCGGGGGCGCTGCCCCGGCGGATGTCGCCCCCCGCGTACGAGGCCGGGCGCGCGCCCGGTCCGGAGCGCGCGGCGCGCCCCGGTGTGCGGCTGCTCCTGACGGCGCCGTTGATCATCGTTCTCGCCGCGGGCGGATACGCCTGGTGGTCGGGCGACCCCGTGGTCTCCGATCCGCGCGGCCTGGAGCACTCGTTCGCGCTGATCGCGGCGGCGCAGCTGGTCGGTGCGTGCGGGGAGGAGGTCGGCTGGCGCTGTCTGCTCCAGCCGATGCTGGCGGACCGGTTCGAGCCGCTCGCGGCCTCCGTCCTGGTCGGGGCGGTGTGGGGGGTGTGGCACGTGGGCGTGTTCGCGCAGGCTCCGGCGTACGCGGCCGGATTCCTGACGGCGACGGTGGCGATGTCGGTCGTCCTCGGGCTCGCTCTCGAGCGGGTGCGGTCCGGCCGACTGCTGTTCGCCGGCGGCTTCCACGCCCTGGTCAATCTGGGGATGCTGCTCTTCATGGACGAGGAGTCCGGAGCGGTGGCGCCGATGGTGCTGTTCGCCGGCGCCTGCCTGGTCGCGGCGGCGCCCTGGGTGCTGCGGGCGGTGGGCCGAGCGCCGGCGGATACGATCGCCGCGGCGCGACGGAGCGCGCTCTGACATGGGGGTTCGACCGGTGGGGAGAGGACGGGGCGCCTGGATCGCCCTCGGGCGATGCCAACTGCGGTCCCTGGACGCCCTCGTGCTCCCCCTGTTCGGCGGGCTCGTGGTGGCCGCGCTGCTCCTGCTGCCGGTGGGCCTCGGCTTCCCGCTCCTGCCGCCCGCGGCGGCGGCGCTGCGCCGGCGCTCCGACCGGCAGCGGGCCCGGGCGGCCGACCGGTCCGGCCTGCCCGTCAGTCCGCCCGAGCCGCTTCCCCGCACCACCCGGGCGATCCTCGGCGACGAGGGGTTCTGGCGCGATGTGCGCTGGGCGTGGTGCGAGCCGCTGACGGGCGGGCTGCTCGTCGCGGTCCCGCTGTCGCTGTTCTGGTACGGGGTGTTCGGGGTGCTGGTGCAGCCGTTCGTCTGGCGGCTGTTGGGGGACGAGAACTGGTACGCCTTCGTGCCCGTCCGGTCCACCGCGACCATGCTGGCCGCGCTGCTCCTCGGCGCCGGGTTCCTCGCGTCCGCGGTGGCCCTCGCGCCCCGGACGCTCGCGGGGCACGCCCGCTGGACCCGGTGGGCGCTGTCCGCCCCGTACACGACCGAACTCGTCCGCAGGATCGATCACCTCACCGGCACCCGGGCCGACGCGCTCGACGTCCAGGCCGCCGAACTCCGCCGTATCGAGCGGGACCTGCACGACGGGGCGCAGGCCCGTCTGGTGGCGCTCGGGATGACGCTGGAGGAGGCGACCCGGCTTCTCGACAGCGATCCGGCGGCGGCGCGTGCGCTGCTCGTCGAGGTGCGGTCGGTCTCGGAGCGGGCCCTGCAGGACCTGCGGGAGCTGGTCCACGGCATCCTGCCGCCGGTGCTCGCCGACCGGGGACTCGGCGACGCGGTGCGCTCGCTGGCCCTGGACAGCTTCCTGGACGTCGACGTCGACGTCGCCCTGCCGCCCGGCCGGTTCCCCGCGGCCGTGGAGTCCGCCGCGTACTTCGCGGTGGCCGAACTGCTCGCCAACGCGGCCAAGCACTCCGGCGCGCGGGAGGTCCGCATCGGCCTCGGCCACCGCGACGACGTCCTCCGGGTCAGCGTCGCCGACGACGGCCGGGGCGGGGCCGAGGCGTCCCGGGACACCGGCGGGCTGGCGGGCGTACGACGACGGCTGCTCGCCTTCGACGGAACCCTCGCCCTGCACAGTCCGCCGGGCGGACCCACCCTCGCGACCCTGGAGATACCGTGCGCGTCGTCCTCGCCGAAGACCTCTTCCTGCTCCGGGACGGGCTGACCCGGACCCTCCAGGAGCACGGCTGCGAGGTGGTCGCGGCCGTGGACAACCATCCCGCGCTGGTGCGCGCGCTGCGCGAGGAGCGGCCGGACGTCGCCGTGATCGACGTCCGGCTGCCGCCGGGCTTCACCGACGAGGGCCTGCGGGCCGCGCTGGACGCCCGCCGGGAGCGGCCGGGCCTGCCGGTACTGATCCTGTCCCAGTACGTCGACCAGCTGTACGCGCAGGAGTTGCTGGCCGGCGGGGAGGGGGCGGTCGGCTATCTCCTGAAGGACCGGGTGACGCACACGGCCCAGTTCGTCGACGCGGTACGGACGGTCGCCGCGGGCGGCACGGTCCTCGACCCGCAGGTCGTGGCCCGGCTGCTGGCCCGCGGCGACGCCCGCGGGAACACCGCGCAGCTGACCCCGCGGGAGCACGAGGTCCTGCGGCTGATGGCCGAGGGTCGCTCGAACGCGGCGATCGCCCACACCCTCCACGTCAGCGAGAGCGCGGTCGCCAAGCACACGGCGAGCATCTTCGCCAAGCTGCGGATCGAGCCGTCCGCCGACGACAACCGGCGCGTCCTCGCCGTCCTCGCCCACCTGCGCCGCTGAGACGCCGCCCGTCGGCCGAGGCCCGTCAGGAGCGGCGGGTCTTGCGGTTCGCTCGGAGCCACTCCTTGTTCATGGCCGCGATCGACGGCAGCGGGATGCCCTTGGGGCAGGCCGTGGCGCACTCGCCGGTGAGCGTGCAGCCGCCGAAGCCCTCCGCGTCCATCTGGGCCACCATGTCGAGGACCCGGGTCTCGCGCTCCGGTGCGCCCTGCGGCAGCACGTTCAGGTGGTTGATCTTGGCCGAGGTGAAGAGCATCGCCGAGCCGTTCGGACAGGCCGCCACGCACGCGCCGCAGCCGATGCACTCGGCGTGCTCGAAGGCGGAGTCGGCGTCGGCCTTGGGGACCGGGGTGGCGTGCGCCTCGGGCGCCGCGCCGGTCGGGGCGCTGATGTAGCCGCCGGCCTGGATGACGCGGTCGAAGGCGGAGCGGTCGACGACG
This sequence is a window from Streptomyces sp. HUAS YS2. Protein-coding genes within it:
- a CDS encoding type II CAAX endopeptidase family protein gives rise to the protein MRVRGWKAETGVFLGVAFVAAGILGAVQPATGVPPVVVQLTQFGPAAGVLVVALLWPSRIRARLAGALPRRMSPPAYEAGRAPGPERAARPGVRLLLTAPLIIVLAAGGYAWWSGDPVVSDPRGLEHSFALIAAAQLVGACGEEVGWRCLLQPMLADRFEPLAASVLVGAVWGVWHVGVFAQAPAYAAGFLTATVAMSVVLGLALERVRSGRLLFAGGFHALVNLGMLLFMDEESGAVAPMVLFAGACLVAAAPWVLRAVGRAPADTIAAARRSAL
- a CDS encoding sensor histidine kinase, with translation MGRGRGAWIALGRCQLRSLDALVLPLFGGLVVAALLLLPVGLGFPLLPPAAAALRRRSDRQRARAADRSGLPVSPPEPLPRTTRAILGDEGFWRDVRWAWCEPLTGGLLVAVPLSLFWYGVFGVLVQPFVWRLLGDENWYAFVPVRSTATMLAALLLGAGFLASAVALAPRTLAGHARWTRWALSAPYTTELVRRIDHLTGTRADALDVQAAELRRIERDLHDGAQARLVALGMTLEEATRLLDSDPAAARALLVEVRSVSERALQDLRELVHGILPPVLADRGLGDAVRSLALDSFLDVDVDVALPPGRFPAAVESAAYFAVAELLANAAKHSGAREVRIGLGHRDDVLRVSVADDGRGGAEASRDTGGLAGVRRRLLAFDGTLALHSPPGGPTLATLEIPCASSSPKTSSCSGTG
- a CDS encoding response regulator transcription factor, whose amino-acid sequence is MRVVLAEDLFLLRDGLTRTLQEHGCEVVAAVDNHPALVRALREERPDVAVIDVRLPPGFTDEGLRAALDARRERPGLPVLILSQYVDQLYAQELLAGGEGAVGYLLKDRVTHTAQFVDAVRTVAAGGTVLDPQVVARLLARGDARGNTAQLTPREHEVLRLMAEGRSNAAIAHTLHVSESAVAKHTASIFAKLRIEPSADDNRRVLAVLAHLRR
- a CDS encoding succinate dehydrogenase/fumarate reductase iron-sulfur subunit, with the translated sequence MRIDLRVWRQKNADADGAMSTYRVDGISPDMSFLEMLDTLNEELILKGEDPVAFDHDCREGICGACSLVINGDAHGPERTTTCQLHMRSFRDGDTIDVEPWRAAAFPVVKDLVVDRSAFDRVIQAGGYISAPTGAAPEAHATPVPKADADSAFEHAECIGCGACVAACPNGSAMLFTSAKINHLNVLPQGAPERETRVLDMVAQMDAEGFGGCTLTGECATACPKGIPLPSIAAMNKEWLRANRKTRRS